The Pongo abelii isolate AG06213 chromosome 19, NHGRI_mPonAbe1-v2.0_pri, whole genome shotgun sequence genome includes the window gaatggagtgaactcgggaggtggagcttgcagtgagccgagatctcgccactgcactccagcctgggcgacagagcaagactctgtctcaaaaaaaaaaaaaaaaaaaaagaaactaccaaactgtttctaaagtggttgcaccatgttacattctcaccagcagcatatgagagttccagttcctccacatccttgtcaacacttgagattttctgttttaaattacagccatcctagtgggCGTGAAATATTATCTCACTGAGGttctattttgcatttccataatgacTAAAGATGTGGAGCATCTATTCATGTGCCTGTTTGCTGACaaaatatcttctttggtgaactATCTGTTCAATTATTTTGTCCAGTTTGTGAATACggttttttcttattattgagttttgagagttctttgtgtatttagGATATGAGTCTTTtaccagatatatgatttgtGAATAGTGTCTCctagtttgttgttagtgtattttCTTGGAATTGTCCttcagaggccgggcacggtggctcacgcctgtaatcccagcactttgggaggccgaggtgggcagatcacttgaggtcaggagttcgagaccagcctggccaacatggtgaaaccccatctctactaaaaataccaaaaaattagccaggcatggtggcgggcacctgtaattccagctactggaaaggctgaggcaggagaattgcttgaacccgggaggcagggaggttgcagtgagccgagatcatgccattgccctccacctgggcaacaagaacaaaactcggtctccaaaaaaaaaaaatgtccttatccttttttatgttgttgagatagagtctcactctgttgagcaggctagagtacagtggtgcgatcttggctcactgcaacccctgcctcccgggttcaagcgattctcctgtctcagtctcccaagcagctgggactacaggtacctgccaccatgccaggctaatttttgtatttttagtagagatggggtttcaccatattggccaggatggtctcgaactcctgatcttgtgatccgcctgcctcggcctcccaaagtgctgggattacaggcgtgagccaccacgcctggcctcttgcTTACATTAGGTTTAATgtgctcttctttttctggttGGTTAAGGTAGCAGCTGAGGTCATTACTGTGAGATCTTTGCTAACACAGACGTTTAGTGCTATACGTTTTCCCCAAGTACTGCTTTAGTGGCATCTCACAAATTATAAGTTGTGTTTTTGCTTTCATTCAATTGAAAacactttctaatttccctttagACGTCTTCCTTACACAGATTTTAGAAAtgtgtttagttttaaaatatttgaggatTTCCCAGAATTTTTcctattgattttgttttgtttttctgagatggagtcttgctctgtcgccaggctggagtgcaatggcacaatctcagctcactgcaacctctgcctcctggtttcaagcgattctcctgcctcagcctcccgagtagctgggactacaggcatgcaccaccgcgcccagctaatttttgtatttttagtagagatggggtttcaccatgttggtcaggatggtcttgatctcttgaccttgtgatccgcccgcctcggcctcccaaagtgttgggattacgggcgtgagccaccaggcccggccttcCTATTGATTTCTAATTGAATTTCATTATACTTTGCATGCTTAAATTCTTCTCAATTTATTGAGATTTGGGTGCATGGAGAGAGAAATCTTACTCTATTCCTCTTCTTATAGGTCACTAATCCTATTGGATTAATAATTCACccttatgattttatttaaccctaattacctcctaGAGGCCCTTTCTCCAAATACAGGTATattaggggttagggcttcaacgtaGGAATGGAGGTGGGCACCATTGAGTCAATAGCAGGATATGGGATTTATCTATTTTTCGTGCagttcttttatgtattttgaagctgttaTTAGAGGTGTAGGCATTTAGGATTATTATGTTCATTAGTCGACTCCCTTTGTGAAATGACTATACTTGATTTTCTTTGCtttgaaatctactttgtctTGTATTAATGTAGCCactctagctttcttttttttttttttgagatagagtttcgttcgttgcccaggctggagtgcaatggcgagatctcagctcactgcaacctttgcctctgggttcaagcgattctcctacctcagcctcccaagtagctgggattacaggcccacaccatcatgcccagctaattttgtatttttagtagagatggagtttccccatgttgcttagactggtctttaactcctgggctcaagggatctgcccccctcagcctcccaaagtgctgggaattgcaggcgtgagccactgtgcctggcctccagctttcttttgactagtgttagcatggtatatcttttctatcctttcaagcttttttttttttttaataatgtcttTTTGCACATAACTTATTGTtggatttgctttatttttccaaCCTGCCAATCTGTCATTTACCAAGagtatttatttttgacatttgtATTTAATGTGCTTAGTCATATGGTTAGTTTTGCGTCTGTCATCTtgcaatttgttttttgtttcatctgCCCTTTGTTCTCTCTTTACCTGCCTTCTTTTGGGTTGAGTATTTTATGTTTCTGTCTTACCTCCTTTGTTGGCTTACTAGGTATCTTTGCTGTGTTTTGAATGGTCCCTCTAGGGTTTAGGCAGCACTTGGCTCCGAATTGCAGCACTGGCCTCTTttcccttgttgcccaggtgaATGAGTGGCAGGATGACTGGCCGACCTTTTTCGCCCGGCACCGGCTCCAGGCGCAGCTGGACCTCATTGAGAAGGACTATGCTGACCGAGAGGCACGAGAACTCTGGTCCCGGCTACAGGTGGGTACGGCAGTGACTTCTCTGGGAAAGAGCTGGTCCTCTCATGATCCCACCGCATTTGTGCGGGGTCCTCTGTAAAACGGAGCTGGAGCAGGGAACACTGAGCCCTGGAGCACACATCAGGGAGGAAGccgggggcaggggcagggggttCCCCCGACAGGGAGTCCGAAAGGGGTGAGGAGTGAAGACACACTTGGCTCCTCGTGCCCCTCTCCACTGCTAGGTCACCAGGTATTTAGCCTCAGACTTTCCTCATGTGAAACACAGGTGCTTGTAAATGGTGGTGTTTACCATGATTACTGTTCTTATTATTAGTAAGACTTGTCTACTCCATCCTGTTCCTCTCCCATGGGAAGATGTGGGTACCAGATGATCCAGAGtgactgatttcaaaacataactctcggctgggcgcagtggctcacgccttaatcacagcatttgggaggcctaggtgggcggatcacttgaggtcaggagtttgagaccagcctggccaacatggtgaaaccctgtctgtactaaaaatgcaaaaattaaccgtgcatggtggtgcatgcctgtaatcccagctactcgggaggctgaggcaggagaatcacttgaacccgggaggcagaggctgcagtgaggggagattgcaccattgcactccagcctggacgacagagtgagatcctgtctcaaaaagaaaaaaaatcaaaatataactctcaaaatgttaaaaaagaatgTGCATGTCAATCTAGAGTGAGTATACATCAAAGAGACTTGAACTCATTAATGAAGAagctaggctgggcacggtggctcaagcctgcaatcctagcactttgggaggccgaggtggatagattacctgaggtcaggatttcaagaccagactggccaatatggtgaaaccccatgtctactaaaaatacaaaaattagccgggtgtagtggcggtcacctgtaatcccagctactcagtaggctgaggcaggagaatcacttgaatccgggaggcggagggtgcagtgagccgagatggcgccgccgcactccagcctgggtgacagaacgagactccctctcaaagaaaaaaaacaacaaaaacaaacaaaacctgcaGACATATATGTGTAGAGAAATAAAAGTGGCCAGAGTTTGCTAAGGTAGCGCAACACTGGTTCCTATTCTGTGGGTCGATTAAAACTATAACCTCGGAGGTTCTCCACTGTGTGGAGCTTCTAGACCTAAATCAGGAGGAAATCCTACGTTAGACAAAGCTAGACTCCCCTGAAGTCAGGTGGCCCCTATTTCTGGGCTTGGCAGGCAGTGCTGGGGCTGGACACCGAAGCAGATCGCGAGTGGGCTTTGCCTTATTTCCAAGAACGAGGTGATGAGACGGGGGCTCCCTGAGGCCAGCGATAACTGCAGCCGTTGCTCTCGTAGGTGAAGATCCCGGATCTGTTTTGTGGCCTAGAGATTGTCCCCGCGTTGCTCCACGGGGATCTCTGGTCGGGAAATGTGGCTGAGGACGACGTGGGGCCCATTATTTACGACCCGGCTTCCTTCTATGGCCATTCCGAGTTTGAACTGGCAATCGCCTTGATGTTTGGGGGGTTCCCCAGATCTTTCTTCACCGCCTACCACCGGAAGATCCCCAAGGCTCCGGGCTTCGACCAGCGGCTGCTGCTCTACCAGCTGTTTAACTACCTGAACCACTGGAACCACTTCGGGCGGGAGTACAGGAGCCCTTCGCTGGGCACCATGCGGAGGCTGCTCAAGTAGTGGCCCCTGTCCCCCCTTCCCCTGTCCCTCTGTCCCCGTCTCCGTCCCGCCGACCCCCGTCCCTGTCCCCCCGTCCCCGTCCCCccgtcccccacccccatccccccgTCCCCCCGTCCCCCCGTCCCCCTGTCCCCCTGTCCCCGACCCCCATCCCCCCGTCCCTGTCCCCCCCGTCCCTGTCCCCCTTCCCCCGACCCCTCCCAGATCCTGGGGACCAATAAAGCCCGCAGCGGGCCTCGGCTGGCGCCCTGCGCCTCCTTTCTCCGCGCGTGGGGCTGCTTTCAGGGCCAGACGCACGGCGAGCTGTGCACGGACGTTTTTGCGGCGATTCAGGGGAAACGCACGCGGACCCGGTAGCCAAGGCCAAAGTCGGCGCAGCGCCCCTCGCGGCCTCCGGGCCCTGCTCCCGCTCTGGGGCGCGCCACGACTCGGCGCGGGTCCCAGCGTGGCGCGAATGGGTGTCAGGGCGGTTGGCTCTGAGGGGTGGGTCCCGGGGCTCGCCTCGCGCCCCCCACCGCGTGCtcaggccccgcccctccccgtcCACGCGTGCTCAGGCTCCACCGTTCCCCGGTCCCACccgcccctgccccacccccgccccgccccgcccctggCGTGTTGAGCCTCCGGCCCCACCGCAAGCCCCGCCCCTCCTGCCCACGCGTGCTCAGGCCCCGCCCCGGCGGCCCCCGGCCCCATCCCGaagccccgccccctccccgcccacCGCCTGCTCGGGCTCCGCACCGCTGTTCTCGGGTCCCGGCCTCACCCCGCAGCCTGGCCCACCGCgtctcaggccccaccccctgTCCCGCCCCACCTACCGCGTGCTCAGGCCCCGCCGAGCTGTCCCGGCTCCACTCGCTCCCTGTGGGGTCCGCGGCGCGCTCTTCCAGAGCCTTTGGGACCCGTTCCCGCTCGCGTCCTCACGTGCACGGCGCCGTCCCGCGCGCGGTATTTTGGCGGCCGGCGCGTTCCGTAGCGAGGCCGGCGAGCGGGGTCGGAGGTCGCGGGGCGGGGCCAGCGTCGGTTGCCGCCTCAGCGGGTGCCTCCTTTTCATCCCTCATCCTTCATCCCCGGCGTTCGCGCTCTA containing:
- the FN3K gene encoding fructosamine-3-kinase isoform X2; protein product: MFEGEVASLEALRSTGLVRVPRPMKVIDLPGGGAAFVMEHLKMRSLSSQASTLGEQMADLHLYNQKLREKLKEEENTVGRRGEGAEPQYVNKFGFHTVTCCGFIPQVNEWQDDWPTFFARHRLQAQLDLIEKDYADREARELWSRLQVKIPDLFCGLEIVPALLHGDLWSGNVAEDDVGPIIYDPASFYGHSEFELAIALMFGGFPRSFFTAYHRKIPKAPGFDQRLLLYQLFNYLNHWNHFGREYRSPSLGTMRRLLK